A region of Oryzias latipes chromosome 18, ASM223467v1 DNA encodes the following proteins:
- the LOC101161011 gene encoding claudin-7-A — MANSGIQLLGFFLSLLGIVGLIVGTILPQWKMSAYIGDNIITAVAMYQGLWMSCAFQSTGQVQCKIYDSILQLDSALQATRALMIVGIIVSIAGLGVACMGMKCTTCGGSDKLRKSRVAMTGGIILLVGGLCAIVACSWFAHNIIRAFYNPYTPVNTKFEFGAAIFIAWGGSLLDVLGGAMLAASCPTKKQVSKYPPIGSSRSGAAASTKEYV; from the exons atggcCAACTCGGGCATCCAGCTGCTGGGCTTCTTCCTGTCCCTGCTTGGCATCGTGGGGCTGATCGTCGGCACCATCCTGCCGCAGTGGAAGATGTCAGCGTACATCGGGGACAACATCATCACCGCAGTGGCCATGTACCAGGGGCTGTGGATGTCCTGCGCTTTCCAGAGCACCGGGCAGGTGCAGTGCAAAATCTACGACTCCATCCTGCAGCTGGACA GTGCACTGCAGGCCACCCGAGCCTTGATGATAGTCGGCATCATCGTCTCCATCGCAGGTCTGGGCGTGGCCTGCATGGGAATGAAGTGCACCACCTGTGGAGGAAGCGATAAGCTGCGCAAGTCCCGGGTTGCCATGACAGGAGGAATCATCCTGCTAGTAGGAG GACTGTGTGCCATTGTGGCGTGCTCCTGGTTTGCTCACAATATCATCAGAGCTTTCTATAATCCTTACACTCCCGTCAACACCAA GTTTGAGTTTGGAGCTGCTATCTTCATCGCATGGGGCGGCTCCCTCCTGGACGTCCTGGGCGGGGCTATGTTGGCGGCATCCTGCCCTACTAAGAAGCAGGTCTCCAAGTACCCACCGATAGGCAGTTCCCGCTCTGGGGCTGCGGCCAGCACCAAGGAGTATGTGTGA